The Rhododendron vialii isolate Sample 1 chromosome 5a, ASM3025357v1 genome contains a region encoding:
- the LOC131326230 gene encoding pentatricopeptide repeat-containing protein At1g10270-like has protein sequence MTLYRLILRSLRRSTSLSSTITAAAANQTLSLPPPSPTSLTPTRSFAFSSAEEAAAERRRRKRRLRIEPPLHALRRDPSAPRPPPDPNAPRLPDSTSALVGKRLNLHNRVQSLIRAGDLDNASVVARQSVFSNCRPTVFTCNAIMASMYRAKRYDDAVALFQFFYNQSNIVPNVVSYNVLINTHCDAGRVDEGLNVYRHIIANAPFSPSHVTYRHLTKGLVDAGRIGEAVDLLREMLNKGHGADSQVYNNLTLGFLNLGNLDKANEFFDELKERCLVYDGIVNATFMDWFFNQGREKEAMESYKSLLDKQFRMIPATCNVLMEVLLKHGKKMEAWALFETMLDTHTPPTFQGVNSDAFNIMVNECFNLGQISEAFDVFKKVGKKPGSKPFAMDVAGYNNIITRYCELEMMEDAEKMFVELTSKSLSPDVNTYRTLIDAYFKVGKVDDALQKYTKMVESGLRVIPEYANRWFSALIENGKVFYCAPILTKMCERDPKPDAVSYDVVIKGLCKEGNFDLSIELVGHMLRYGVGVAPGLREFLNEEFGKVGRVEEIERLLAMRGLGYGGSWRPSGPDTVGSPRMPGAVPV, from the coding sequence ATGACTCTCTACCGCCTCATTCTCCGCTCCCTCCGCCGGTcaacctctctctcctccaccatcaccgccgccgccgcaaaccaaaccctctctctcccccctcctTCCCCCACTTCCCTAACCCCCACCCGCTCCTTCGCCTTCTCATCTGCCGAGGAAGCCGCCGCCGAGCGCCGCCGCCGCAAGCGCCGCCTCCGCATCGAACCCCCTCTCCATGCCCTCCGCCGCGACCCCTCCGCTCCCCGCCCCCCGCCCGACCCCAACGCCCCCCGCCTCCCCGATTCCACCTCCGCCCTCGTCGGCAAGCGCCTCAACCTCCACAACCGCGTCCAGTCCCTCATCCGTGCCGGCGACCTCGACAACGCCTCAGTAGTCGCCCGCCAGTCGGTCTTCTCCAACTGCCGCCCTACCGTCTTCACCTGCAACGCCATCATGGCCTCCATGTACCGAGCCAAACGGTACGACGACGCGGTCGCCCTCTTTCAATTCTTCTATAACCAATCTAACATTGTGCCTAACGTGGTATCCTATAACGTGCTCATAAATACTCATTGTGATGCTGGTCGTGTTGATGAGGGTTTGAATGTTTACAGACATATTATAGCTAATGCCCCGTTTAGTCCCTCACATGTGACGTATCGGCATTTAACGAAAGGGTTAGTCGATGCGGGTAGGATAGGTGAAGCCGTTGACTTACTAAGGGAAATGTTAAATAAGGGGCACGGGGCGGATTCACAAGTTTATAACAATTTGACCTTAGGGTTTTTGAATTTGGGGAACTTGGATAAGGCCAATGAGTTTTTTGACGAGCTGAAAGAGAGGTGTTTGGTGTACGATGGGATTGTGAATGCAACGTTTATGGATTGGTTTTTTAATCAAGGGAGGGAGAAGGAAGCTATGGAATCGTACAAGTCGTTGCTTGACAAACAATTTAGGATGATTCCTGCGACTTGTAATGTGCTTATGGAGGTGTTGCTTAAGCACGGGAAGAAAATGGAGGCTTGGGCGTTGTTTGAAACCATGTTGGATACTCACACCCCGCCCACTTTCCAAGGGGTCAATTCGGACGCTTTTAACATAATGGTTAACGAGTGTTTCAATTTGGGGCAAATCTCTGAGGCATTTGATGTGTTCAAGAAAGTGGGGAAGAAGCCTGGGTCGAAGCCATTCGCCATGGATGTGGCAGGGTACAATAACATTATCACTAGGTATTGTGAGCTTGAGATGATGGAGGATGCAGAGAAGATGTTTGTTGAGTTGACGTCCAAGTCGTTATCCCCGGATGTTAACACATACAGAACCCTAATCGATGCTTATTTTAAGGTGGGGAAGGTTGATGATGCATTGCAGAAGTATACCAAGATGGTTGAGTCTGGCTTGAGAGTGATTCCGGAATATGCCAATAGATGGTTTAGTGCACTGATTGAGAATGGGAAAGTTTTTTACTGTGCTCCGATTTTGACAAAAATGTGTGAAAGAGATCCAAAACCAGATGCAGTGAGCTATGACGTGGTGATTAAAGGGCTTTGTAAGGAAGGTAACTTCGACTTGAGTATTGAGTTAGTGGGTCATATGTTGAGGTACGGTGTTGGTGTTGCTCCTGGATTGAGGGAATTTTTGAACGAGGAATTTGGGAAAGTAGGAAGAGTTGAGGAGATTGAGAGGCTTTTAGCGATGAGGGGACTGGGTTATGGTGGATCCTGGAGGCCGTCAGGACCAGATACAGTAGGATCCCCTCGAATGCCAGGAGCTGTACCAGTTTAA